gtaactaagtcaggtttgtaggcctccttgctcacacacgcgtgttcatttctgcccacaaattttctataggattgaggtcagggctttgtgacggccactccaataccttgacattgttgtccttaagccattttgccactactttggaagtatgcttggggtcattgtccgtttggaagacccatttgcgaccaagcttcgacttcctgactgatgtcttgagatgcttgcttcaatatatccacataattttctttcctcatgatgccatctattttgtgaagtgcaccagtccctcctgcaacaaagcacccccacaatatgatgctgccacccccgtgcttcacggttgggatggtgttcttcggcttgcaagcctccctctttttcctccaaacataacaatggatATTATAgccaaactgtttttttttttttcatcagaccagaggacatttccccaaaaagtatgatctttgaccccgtgtgcagttgcaaactgtagccTGGCGtctttatggcggttttagagcagtggcttcttcctttctgagcggcctttcaggttatgtcgatataggactcattttactgtagatatagatacttttgtgcctgtttcctccagcatcttcataaggtcctttgctgttgttctgggattgatttgcacttttcgtaacaaagtacgttcatctctaggagacagaacgcgtctccttcctgagtggtatgacggctgtgtggtcccatggtgtttatacttgcgtaatattgtttgtacagatgaacgtggtaccttcaggcgtttggaaattgctcccaaggataaaccagacttgtggaggtcttggctgatttctttagatttccccatggtgtcaagcaaagaggcactgagtttgaaggtaggccttgaaatacatccacagatacaccacCAATTGATACaccgaagcttctaaagctatgacataatttccttgaattttccaagctgtttaaaggcacagtcaacttagtgtatgtaaacttctgacccactggaattgggatacagtgaattataagtgaaataatcggtctgtaaacaattgttggaaatattcctaaccgacttgccaaaactatagtttgttaagatgaaatttatggagtggttgaaaaacgagttttaatgactccaacctaagtgtttgtaaacttcaactgtacaatcAATCAGTCACATGCCTACCCTCAGCCGTGTGACTTGTGTCTGAGGATCGATTAGCCtgaaaacaaaaacaacacacaGGATAAGTCTGTGAATTGAATGAATTTCCATGCCTGTATAATAAGGGCAAAGAGCTTGTGTCTCACTTGAGGCATTCGCAGGTGACCAGCAGGTGAGACTCTGTCATCCTGAAGATGTTGTGTATGGCTCTGGCTGCTAGGATCTGTCTCATGGTCTCATAGATGATGTCAGAGCTGTCTGCATTCTGTACCTCCATACAGCCCAGGAAACGCGCAAAGAACAGCTGGTGCAGGATAGAGCCTGGATGGACACATATTGTcaatttttcttttctttttcacAGAAATTCATCTTTCGCTTTTAAcctgagagagaaacacacacacacacacacacatacacacacatacacacacacacacacacacctaccttcaCTCTCCTCAGCTGGTGTGCCTCCGGATTCACCAAAAGGATTGGTCCTTCTTTCAAAAAAGGGGGAGCAAAGAAACACACCCACATCTTAAGAACGTGACTGGCACAGTGTAGTAGACTCAGAACTATTTTCCATTCAACACATACCATGGGCTAGTCCTGCCCCTATACACCGTTAAGGAAACCCTGGGTAGTACTGACCTTCCCAGACCGGCAGCCTTCGCCTGTCCTGCGTCCTCCTCGCTgactggagagatgatgtcaaACTGGATGGGCGTGTTTGGAGCCACCAGTGCGTCCAAGGAGAGGACGGAGAGGGCCGGGGAGGCCGTCTCAGAGCCTGCCGAGCTCACACTGCTGGCCCGCGCTGCCGGTGGCCGCCCTTGTCTACACGGGACGGATATATGTAGAGACGGATGGACGAGACCCAGGGAACAGAAaagagatggaggttagagagATGGAAACAAGGGATGCTAGCCTAATTGAACATAAGAAAAAAGGTGTACTCAAGAAACCTTTCACTACAGTAGGGTCAGGAGTTTTTCCAGACCATGTGACTAAACCAGGAAAAACACTTGTCTCCAAGTTACAGGGTGAGCTAGGCTAGGCTAGTTATAGGCTGTAATGTGTATAACCAAGCCTAGAGATTTTCGTAGTCAgatcaggaaaaactccaggcccAAATAATGAAGTCTATGATTGTGTGAGGAGAGACGGTTCAGAAACCCACGTGCTCGGCCGCAAACTCTCATGCCTCTGCTGgaaggagggagatggtgtcacAGCCTCAAGAGCTGATTGGTTCACTCTGGCTGCGATTTCCTGCCAATAGAAAGAGGGCATTTCAGCAAAGAGGAAATGCGCTTggcaacagagagaaagagggcagaTGAGATTCACACTAACCACATCCCATCCCAGACATCCAGCACTGGCTAGGTGAATGTCACACCATGGACACACACAGGGGTGTTGGAGCATTGCTCTATCTATGATAATATCAACTAAATATAAAGATGATGCAAGCACAGGCTTTTCCAGAGCATAGCAAGATACTCACCTCTGGGTTCTCACTGAGATATATCCTCTTTGAGATGTTGTTAATCGTTGCAATCCActgagggaggaaagaggagcaCAGGACAGTGTTATTAAGAGATACCACAGctacattatacatttatacaatacataaacacatCCACAATACATTTCATTAAAACTACTGTCGCACCTCTTCACAATCCTTCCTGCTCTCTGCCTGCAAGATGGCCACTCTGAAACAAAGACCGAGCGCATCAGTAACGTCTGTGGAAATTCACATTTTCTTTTGTGACTAAGTTAGAAATCTTCAGGTAACAACAACACTTCATAAAGCGGTTATCGCtagttttaaaaaacaaacaagctTTAATATGCAGTCAATTACTTCTTGCCGTCGAAGGATGTGATCTGGAAGCAGAAGCGTCGGTCCTCACAGTCCACGGCCATGACGGAGCAGTTGTCTATATCCATGACAAGACCCCCCGCCACGTCCCCCCGCGCCTGGCTCATCAGGTTCCCTCCCTGGGTGAAGAAGTACTGCCGCTCCCAGGATGAAGACACTAAGCCCGTTTTACTTAGGAAACACATTTAGGAGTAAAAACATGGTAGAAACATATTGTCGTTCCGATTAAGGCATTTTGGACCGTATTCACTTTCACTCGAAATTAATAAAAGCATCAGTTTAAAAACAAGCAGGAGCTGCCCTACTGTTGCTTCAAATAGCAACGAGCAGACTTTTAATTTGATTTACTAACCCAGGGGTTTATTTAAAATATATGTTGGTCTTGAACTACAGTGTTGCAGGACTGAGGAAGGTCAGTTTGTTTGGCTAGGCAGTCATTTCTTACTTGCGAGTGTTGAGGTAGCCGGCCTTGCGTGTGAGGTTGCGGTTGACAGGAACCAGGctggggtcagggtcaggcatgTAGAGGAGGTCATTGGCCTGCTCCATATCCTGGATGGTCTGTTGCATCACATCCACCTCCCCGGCCATCTCCCTGCGGACACTGGACACAACCAAACACGTTACACGCCCGGCcttaacatttttaaaaacattatgACAATTCCACTTGGCCTCAAGATGGAGCTACCACCATTGCTGAAGACTATCCAATCTTTTCAGATCTCTACAAATCTCAAGGGGTTGGGGGATAGGAGATGAAGCTTACTTCTGAACACTGGTTCCTATGTCGGTGAGGAAGTCTTCCCACTGCTGGGTCAGGTTCTCTGATCCCAGCTTGAAGAAGCTGATCTGggatatacagagagacagacatgctgGTCAGAATATATGctccagcagggagagagagagagagaaagaaatacagagagcgagagagagaaagaaatacagagagcgagcgagagagagaaagaacgacagagagcgagcgagagagaga
This genomic window from Oncorhynchus nerka isolate Pitt River linkage group LG2, Oner_Uvic_2.0, whole genome shotgun sequence contains:
- the LOC115135595 gene encoding DCC-interacting protein 13-alpha-like isoform X3, translated to MPGIDKLPIEETFEDSPQTRSLLGVFEEDAAAISKYSQQLFQAMHRIYDAQNELSAATHLTSKLLKGYEKQRFPLCCDDEVMSSTLQQFAKVIDELSSCHAVLSTQLADAMMFPITQFKERDLKEILTLKEVFQIASDDHDMAINRYSRLSKRRDNEKVKGEVMEDVYTSRKKQHQTMMHYFTALNTLQYKKKMSLLEPLLGYMQAQISFFKLGSENLTQQWEDFLTDIGTSVQNVRREMAGEVDVMQQTIQDMEQANDLLYMPDPDPSLVPVNRNLTRKAGYLNTRNKTGLVSSSWERQYFFTQGGNLMSQARGDVAGGLVMDIDNCSVMAVDCEDRRFCFQITSFDGKKVAILQAESRKDCEEWIATINNISKRIYLSENPEEIAARVNQSALEAVTPSPSFQQRHESLRPSTQGRPPAARASSVSSAGSETASPALSVLSLDALVAPNTPIQFDIISPVSEEDAGQAKAAGLGRTNPFGESGGTPAEESEGSILHQLFFARFLGCMEVQNADSSDIIYETMRQILAARAIHNIFRMTESHLLVTCECLKLIDPQTQVTRLRFPLSSVVLCAAHQENKRLFGFVLQTAEGRVDGRPVIVCYIFESNNDGEKICDSVGLAKQIAFHSEMDRKAMEKKKEQDRAKEKQQEELSKQKQIEKDLEEQSRLIAAFSRPTPLAAGTDGQFLVLSNSQSEDSDAGVEGREKGESEA